From Pusillibacter faecalis, one genomic window encodes:
- the tig gene encoding trigger factor, which produces MSVKSCEKVEKSQVALTIEVGAAEFQAAIEKAYQKMRKKINVPGFRPGKAPRKLIEGMYGAEVFFEEAINIAFPDAYDAAVKEQELQVVGYPSVELVGEATQDGFTFKAVVPVYPDVTLGEYKGLSAPKDEVKVSAADVDERIKSLLDRNTRLVSVEREAQEGDTAVIDFEGFLDGVPFEGGKGTNHSLELGSHSFVPGFEEQVVGMKAGEEKDLDITFPEDYTPELAGKAVVFKVKVHEVKEKEVPALDDEFAKDVSEFDTLKELKADLKKKITEERQKEADRAFENTLMEQVAEKITADIPDAMVEAQARQFVDNFKMQIAQSGIPYDQYLKMTGMSEDKLLEDAREPALRQVRVDLAVAAIIKAEDIQVTDEDVEAEYQKLAEQYGMELEMVKKYLPADQTKDQLANQKAVAIVVESATATKPEKKKATKKTEGAEDEEKPAKKSGAKKASKPAEDAAEGEEKPAKKATAKKTSKKTEKEGE; this is translated from the coding sequence ATGAGTGTGAAAAGCTGCGAAAAAGTTGAGAAAAGTCAGGTCGCGCTGACCATTGAGGTGGGCGCGGCGGAATTTCAGGCCGCCATTGAAAAAGCATATCAGAAGATGCGCAAAAAGATCAATGTACCGGGCTTCCGTCCCGGCAAGGCTCCTCGGAAGCTGATCGAGGGCATGTATGGCGCAGAGGTGTTTTTTGAAGAGGCCATTAATATTGCGTTCCCCGATGCCTATGACGCTGCTGTGAAGGAACAGGAGCTCCAGGTGGTAGGCTATCCCTCCGTGGAGCTGGTGGGCGAGGCCACGCAGGACGGGTTCACCTTCAAGGCCGTGGTTCCCGTGTACCCCGATGTGACCCTGGGCGAGTACAAGGGCCTCAGTGCGCCCAAAGACGAGGTGAAGGTCTCTGCCGCTGATGTGGATGAGCGCATCAAGTCCCTGCTGGACCGCAATACCCGCCTTGTGAGCGTGGAGCGGGAAGCTCAAGAGGGTGACACCGCTGTGATCGACTTTGAGGGTTTCCTGGACGGCGTACCCTTTGAGGGCGGCAAGGGAACCAACCACAGCCTGGAGCTGGGTTCCCACAGCTTTGTCCCCGGATTTGAAGAGCAGGTTGTCGGGATGAAGGCTGGGGAGGAGAAGGATCTTGATATCACGTTCCCCGAGGACTACACCCCGGAGCTGGCTGGCAAGGCAGTGGTGTTTAAGGTAAAGGTCCATGAGGTGAAGGAAAAGGAAGTCCCTGCACTGGACGATGAGTTTGCCAAGGATGTCTCTGAGTTTGACACTTTGAAGGAACTGAAGGCTGATCTGAAAAAGAAGATCACCGAGGAGCGCCAGAAGGAAGCGGACCGGGCTTTTGAGAATACCCTTATGGAGCAGGTGGCAGAAAAGATTACCGCTGATATCCCTGACGCTATGGTAGAGGCCCAGGCAAGACAGTTTGTAGACAACTTTAAGATGCAGATTGCCCAAAGCGGCATTCCCTATGACCAGTACCTCAAGATGACCGGCATGAGTGAGGACAAGCTCCTGGAGGATGCCAGAGAGCCGGCTCTGCGTCAGGTGCGGGTAGACCTGGCTGTGGCCGCCATTATCAAGGCGGAGGATATCCAAGTGACCGATGAGGATGTGGAGGCCGAGTACCAGAAGCTCGCTGAGCAGTATGGTATGGAGCTGGAGATGGTCAAGAAGTATCTGCCCGCAGATCAGACCAAGGATCAGCTGGCCAACCAAAAGGCTGTGGCAATTGTAGTGGAGAGCGCCACCGCTACCAAGCCCGAAAAGAAGAAAGCCACCAAGAAGACGGAGGGTGCCGAGGACGAGGAAAAGCCTGCAAAGAAGTCCGGCGCGAAAAAGGCTTCCAAGCCGGCAGAGGATGCTGCTGAGGGGGAGGAAAAGCCCGCCAAGAAGGCCACTGCCAAAAAGACCTCTAAAAAAACTGAAAAAGAGGGCGAATAA
- a CDS encoding 5'-methylthioadenosine/adenosylhomocysteine nucleosidase, which produces MKNTTIGILCAGDDELAPFLPWIEHCQISERAMLKFYCGQLEGFPVTTLFSGVCRVNAAIAAQILIDTYHCDVMINTGTAGAIQSGLNIFDTVVSTATAYHDVSADILTDFHPWLSSLYIEADPHLLTLARHAAKQVSYPVVFGRTVTGESFIDDKEKHRILQDFAPLSVDMESAGIAHVCYVNKIPFLAVRTLTDQADHSAPELFEKNCQRASAQSADFVRQMLRLWATHGA; this is translated from the coding sequence ATGAAAAACACGACCATTGGAATCCTGTGTGCAGGAGACGACGAGCTCGCCCCCTTTCTCCCCTGGATAGAGCACTGCCAGATTTCAGAAAGGGCCATGCTGAAATTCTATTGTGGGCAGCTGGAGGGCTTTCCTGTCACAACGCTGTTCTCCGGCGTGTGCCGGGTAAACGCTGCCATTGCCGCGCAAATTCTGATTGACACCTATCACTGTGACGTGATGATCAACACCGGCACTGCCGGAGCTATCCAAAGCGGCCTGAACATTTTCGATACCGTCGTCTCTACCGCCACCGCCTACCACGACGTAAGCGCCGATATTCTGACAGACTTTCATCCTTGGCTCTCTTCCCTTTATATAGAGGCGGACCCTCATCTGCTGACCCTGGCCCGACATGCAGCCAAGCAAGTCTCCTATCCTGTCGTCTTTGGCAGAACCGTCACCGGCGAAAGCTTTATTGATGATAAAGAAAAGCATCGGATTCTCCAAGACTTCGCCCCTTTGAGCGTTGATATGGAGAGTGCCGGTATTGCTCATGTATGCTATGTCAACAAAATTCCCTTTCTTGCCGTCAGAACCCTGACAGACCAAGCAGATCACAGTGCTCCGGAGCTCTTTGAGAAAAACTGTCAAAGAGCCTCCGCACAGTCCGCCGACTTTGTCAGACAAATGCTGAGGTTATGGGCGACACATGGGGCCTAG
- the thrC gene encoding threonine synthase: MKYLSTRDRSVHMESAQAIEMGLSRDGGLLTPERIPQIDQTFLESLVGVRYQERAARVMGLYLTDYTEAELLTFAENAYGPEKFDTEAVAPVRTLDDATHCLELWHGPTSAFKDMALQMLPQLLSAALKKTGEDKTACILVATSGDTGKAAMEGFADVPQTKILVFYPKDGVSKVQEAQMVTQEGKNVGVCAVVGNFDDAQAGVKRIFSDEKMRQTLAERGYFLSSANSINWGRILPQVVYYISAYCDLVRDGKLNMGEKVNFCVPTGNFGDILAAYYAKRMGLPVERLICASNRNDVLTDFLRTGIYDRNRPFHTTMSPSMDILVSSNLERLLFDLSGENDAEVRSYMESLTKEGRYEVSDSIKAALREQYWGGFCDEAGTADAIADFYHHKGYLIDTHTAVAAHVMEQYRAATGDRTPTVFVSTASPYKFCNHVLAAIGGTPKGDGVELLDQLHSATGVPVPRRLAALKGKERRFHLDCEKAGMDGVVLDFLR, encoded by the coding sequence ATGAAGTATTTGAGCACGCGGGACCGGAGTGTCCACATGGAATCAGCCCAGGCCATCGAGATGGGACTGAGCCGGGACGGGGGCCTGCTGACGCCAGAGCGTATTCCCCAGATTGACCAGACATTTTTAGAGAGCTTGGTGGGTGTCCGCTATCAGGAGCGGGCGGCCAGGGTCATGGGGCTGTATCTGACGGACTATACCGAGGCAGAGCTGCTGACGTTTGCGGAGAACGCTTATGGCCCAGAGAAATTTGACACGGAGGCCGTAGCCCCCGTTCGCACTCTGGACGATGCTACCCACTGCCTGGAGCTCTGGCACGGCCCCACCAGCGCTTTCAAGGACATGGCGCTGCAGATGCTGCCGCAGCTGCTCTCCGCAGCCCTGAAAAAGACCGGAGAGGACAAGACCGCCTGCATTCTGGTGGCTACCTCTGGAGACACCGGCAAGGCCGCTATGGAGGGCTTTGCGGACGTGCCACAGACGAAGATTCTGGTCTTTTACCCCAAGGACGGCGTGTCCAAGGTGCAGGAGGCCCAGATGGTCACACAGGAGGGGAAGAATGTGGGCGTGTGCGCCGTTGTGGGGAATTTCGACGACGCACAGGCCGGCGTGAAGCGCATTTTCTCCGACGAAAAGATGCGGCAGACTCTGGCTGAGCGGGGGTATTTTCTCTCCTCCGCCAACTCCATCAACTGGGGCCGCATTCTGCCTCAGGTGGTTTATTACATTTCTGCCTACTGTGATCTGGTACGGGATGGAAAGCTGAATATGGGAGAGAAGGTGAACTTCTGCGTCCCCACGGGCAACTTCGGGGATATTCTTGCGGCCTATTACGCAAAGCGTATGGGCCTGCCGGTAGAGAGGCTGATCTGCGCCTCCAACCGCAACGATGTGCTGACGGACTTCCTGCGCACTGGTATTTATGACCGCAACCGCCCATTCCACACCACCATGAGTCCCTCCATGGACATCCTTGTGTCCAGCAATCTGGAGCGACTGCTGTTCGACCTCTCCGGAGAAAACGATGCCGAGGTCCGCAGCTATATGGAGTCCCTGACAAAAGAGGGACGCTATGAGGTCTCCGACAGCATCAAGGCGGCGCTGCGGGAGCAGTACTGGGGCGGCTTCTGTGATGAGGCGGGGACTGCCGACGCCATCGCTGATTTTTATCACCATAAAGGCTATTTGATCGATACGCACACGGCGGTTGCGGCTCATGTCATGGAGCAGTACCGTGCGGCCACCGGAGACCGGACGCCTACGGTGTTTGTCTCTACTGCGTCGCCCTATAAGTTCTGCAATCACGTCCTCGCTGCCATCGGTGGGACTCCAAAAGGCGACGGCGTGGAGCTGCTGGATCAGCTCCACAGCGCGACCGGCGTGCCGGTGCCCCGGCGTCTTGCGGCGCTGAAAGGCAAGGAGAGACGCTTTCATCTGGACTGTGAGAAGGCCGGCATGGACGGCGTGGTGCTGGACTTCCTGCGGTAA
- the ylqF gene encoding ribosome biogenesis GTPase YlqF yields MNIQWYPGHMTKTRRMIAEQLKNVDAVCEILDARIPISSRNPDVDELTAGKPRLVVLNRVDQADPASTRRWADFFRARGYAVLETNAKGGAGTTRFAAAVRELLADKLRSYAEKGMAGRVVRVMILGIPNVGKSTFINQVAGRKTAKTEDRPGVTRSKQWVPIDKGLELLDTPGILWPKFEDQSVGLNLAYTGAVKDDILDVETLGCHLMAYLGEAYPDALASTYKLPALPERETEENDVAWGYRLLESAGRKRGFLISGGEVDTERMAKILLDEFRGGKLGRFTLELPEE; encoded by the coding sequence ATGAATATCCAGTGGTATCCTGGACACATGACCAAAACGAGACGGATGATTGCTGAGCAGTTGAAAAACGTGGATGCGGTGTGTGAAATCCTGGATGCCCGGATTCCCATCTCCAGCCGGAACCCGGACGTGGACGAGCTGACAGCAGGAAAACCTCGGCTGGTGGTCTTGAACCGGGTGGATCAGGCAGACCCTGCCTCTACCCGCCGGTGGGCGGACTTTTTCCGTGCCAGGGGATATGCGGTGCTGGAGACCAACGCCAAGGGCGGCGCCGGTACAACAAGATTTGCTGCCGCTGTGCGGGAGCTTCTTGCGGACAAGCTCCGTTCCTACGCGGAAAAGGGAATGGCAGGTCGAGTGGTCCGGGTGATGATTTTAGGCATTCCCAACGTGGGAAAATCCACGTTTATCAACCAGGTGGCGGGCCGAAAGACTGCCAAAACAGAGGACCGGCCAGGTGTCACCCGCTCTAAGCAGTGGGTTCCCATCGACAAAGGACTGGAGCTGTTGGACACCCCGGGCATCCTCTGGCCTAAATTTGAAGACCAGAGTGTGGGGCTGAACTTGGCTTACACCGGGGCGGTGAAGGACGACATTTTGGATGTAGAGACCCTGGGCTGTCATTTGATGGCCTATCTGGGAGAGGCGTATCCAGATGCGCTGGCGTCGACTTATAAACTGCCTGCCCTGCCGGAGCGGGAGACGGAGGAGAACGACGTTGCCTGGGGCTACCGGCTATTGGAAAGTGCCGGCAGGAAGCGGGGGTTTTTGATCTCCGGCGGCGAAGTAGACACAGAGCGGATGGCCAAGATCCTGTTGGACGAGTTCCGGGGCGGCAAGCTGGGGCGGTTCACCCTGGAGCTGCCGGAGGAATAA
- the lepB gene encoding signal peptidase I, whose amino-acid sequence MTGKQQAQRGAYEWVQTLVYVVLAVVLLFTFVGRLSRVQGESMRETLQDRDLLLVLNGYLCGSYEAGDIVIAQRGDFNDGAPIVKRVIATEGQTVDIDFNAGTVYVDGAALEEPYAREATWLAEGVEFPLTVPAGCLFLMGDNRNDSEDSRSADLGPVDSRCVIGKAVFLALPGKTADLNAREWNRVGFLR is encoded by the coding sequence ATGACTGGGAAGCAGCAAGCACAGCGAGGAGCCTATGAATGGGTGCAGACGCTGGTGTATGTAGTGCTGGCTGTGGTGCTACTCTTCACATTTGTGGGCCGGCTGAGCCGGGTTCAGGGAGAGTCCATGCGTGAGACTCTACAGGACCGGGATCTGCTGCTGGTTCTGAACGGCTATTTATGCGGCTCCTATGAGGCCGGAGACATTGTGATCGCACAGCGGGGGGACTTCAACGATGGTGCGCCCATTGTCAAGCGAGTGATTGCAACAGAAGGGCAGACGGTGGATATTGATTTTAACGCCGGAACGGTCTATGTGGACGGCGCCGCGCTGGAGGAGCCTTATGCCAGGGAGGCAACCTGGCTGGCGGAGGGGGTGGAATTCCCCTTGACCGTTCCGGCGGGGTGCCTCTTCCTGATGGGGGATAACCGCAACGACAGCGAGGACAGCCGCAGTGCGGATCTCGGCCCAGTGGACAGCCGCTGTGTGATTGGAAAAGCGGTATTTCTGGCACTGCCTGGAAAGACGGCGGACCTCAATGCGCGGGAGTGGAACCGCGTTGGATTTTTGAGATGA
- the lepB gene encoding signal peptidase I: MDEEKKREGGRDLYEWVQALVCSVLAVVVVFTFVIRLIGVDGHSMVPTLQDGDRLLVLNSMLYHDYQAGDIVVLRKSSFLDEPIVKRVIATEGQVVDIDFVTGSVYVDGILLKEDYINELTFTEEGMEFPLIVPEGSIFVMGDNRNHSNDSRDSRLGTVDTRYVIGKAVLLAFPGTDILTGKRDFGRIGVLA; this comes from the coding sequence ATGGACGAAGAGAAGAAAAGAGAGGGCGGGCGGGACCTCTATGAATGGGTCCAGGCATTGGTGTGCTCTGTGCTGGCGGTGGTGGTGGTCTTTACCTTTGTCATCCGGCTGATCGGCGTGGACGGACATTCCATGGTCCCCACCCTGCAGGATGGAGACCGGCTGCTGGTGCTCAATTCCATGCTGTACCATGATTATCAGGCCGGAGATATCGTGGTGCTGCGTAAATCCTCTTTCCTGGACGAGCCCATTGTAAAACGAGTGATCGCAACAGAGGGCCAGGTGGTGGATATCGACTTTGTGACTGGCAGTGTTTATGTGGACGGGATTCTTTTGAAAGAGGATTATATTAACGAACTGACCTTTACGGAGGAGGGGATGGAATTTCCACTGATCGTACCGGAAGGCAGCATCTTTGTCATGGGTGATAACCGTAACCACAGCAATGACAGCCGGGATTCCAGGCTGGGAACGGTGGATACCCGCTATGTTATTGGCAAGGCGGTGCTGCTGGCTTTCCCGGGGACCGACATTCTCACTGGGAAGCGGGACTTCGGACGGATCGGCGTGCTGGCCTGA
- a CDS encoding DUF4368 domain-containing protein, whose product MQYKTNEYYAKDISKKRRIVNKMKGNAGIPLSPPPYGYMKNPDDPRFWVIDPEAAEVVRCIYRLALEGNGPLQIATALGTMGALNPSAYRTSKGISKGGSKSTLEPTKWNHTTVKKILTLQEYCGDVINFKSYSKSYKMKRRIENPEENRAIFLNVHEPIIDRATWEKVQALQKGTRRKKPTVTQEPSVFSGRLKCPECGGNLNFHFNQKNHDIKFFSCQNHNSGLWKCSATHYIRLDFLEQVVLYEVNRLAAFANEYERDFVKAMLGRSAKVAENDRARKQRELNALLTRDKELDMLFERLYEDNVAGKIDDARFARMSKRYEQEQGEIGAKVKALRLELKKAEGQQMDMEDFLATVRRYAYVSKITRRMVSELIDHIDVYHAEKQDGVTNQQVVIHYNCIGAFEVPDRKKIPEADIIMETRKGVAVSYAPAQIAV is encoded by the coding sequence ATGCAGTACAAAACCAATGAGTACTACGCCAAGGACATCTCCAAGAAGCGCCGGATCGTCAACAAAATGAAAGGCAACGCCGGGATTCCGCTTTCGCCGCCGCCCTACGGCTACATGAAAAACCCGGACGATCCCCGGTTTTGGGTGATTGACCCGGAGGCTGCCGAGGTGGTGCGCTGCATCTACCGTCTGGCCTTGGAGGGCAACGGCCCCTTGCAGATTGCTACGGCGCTGGGGACGATGGGGGCGCTGAACCCCTCGGCCTATCGAACCAGCAAGGGGATTAGCAAGGGCGGCTCCAAAAGCACGCTGGAGCCTACCAAGTGGAACCACACCACCGTCAAAAAAATCCTCACCTTGCAGGAATACTGCGGCGATGTGATCAACTTCAAAAGCTACTCCAAGTCCTACAAGATGAAGCGCCGGATTGAAAACCCGGAAGAAAACCGGGCCATCTTCCTCAATGTCCATGAGCCCATCATTGACCGGGCTACTTGGGAAAAGGTGCAGGCTTTGCAGAAAGGCACACGGCGCAAAAAGCCGACTGTTACCCAAGAGCCGAGTGTGTTTTCCGGGCGACTGAAATGCCCCGAGTGCGGCGGCAACCTCAACTTCCATTTCAACCAGAAAAACCACGACATTAAATTCTTTAGCTGTCAAAACCATAATTCTGGTTTGTGGAAATGTTCAGCGACACACTATATCCGTCTGGATTTTCTGGAACAGGTGGTGCTGTATGAGGTTAACCGCTTGGCGGCCTTTGCCAATGAGTATGAAAGGGATTTTGTAAAAGCCATGCTGGGCCGTTCCGCAAAGGTTGCTGAAAATGACCGGGCACGGAAACAGCGGGAACTGAATGCTCTGCTGACCCGTGACAAGGAACTGGATATGCTCTTTGAAAGGCTGTACGAAGACAATGTAGCGGGTAAAATTGACGATGCCCGGTTTGCCAGGATGTCAAAGCGGTATGAGCAGGAGCAGGGCGAAATCGGTGCAAAGGTCAAGGCTCTGCGGCTGGAACTGAAAAAGGCCGAAGGACAGCAGATGGATATGGAGGATTTTCTGGCAACGGTGCGACGGTACGCCTATGTGTCAAAGATCACCCGGCGCATGGTGTCCGAGCTCATTGACCACATTGATGTGTACCACGCCGAAAAACAGGACGGCGTGACCAATCAGCAGGTGGTCATCCACTACAACTGCATCGGGGCCTTTGAAGTGCCAGACCGCAAGAAGATTCCCGAGGCTGACATCATCATGGAAACGAGAAAAGGCGTAGCTGTCAGCTACGCCCCGGCACAGATTGCAGTATGA
- the rplS gene encoding 50S ribosomal protein L19, which translates to MDLIQELNKQTLSAEAPKVRIGDTVRVHVKVKEGSRERIQVFEGTVIAKKHGGIEETITVRRISYGVGVEKVFPVHSPSIDHIEVVRNGKVRRAKLYYLRGRVGKGAKVKEKL; encoded by the coding sequence ATGGATCTCATTCAGGAACTGAACAAGCAGACGCTCTCTGCTGAGGCACCCAAGGTCCGGATCGGTGATACCGTCCGCGTCCATGTGAAGGTGAAGGAGGGCTCTCGGGAGCGCATCCAGGTGTTCGAGGGTACTGTGATTGCCAAGAAGCACGGCGGCATTGAGGAGACCATCACCGTCCGCCGCATTTCCTATGGCGTGGGCGTGGAGAAGGTTTTCCCTGTTCACTCTCCTTCCATTGACCACATTGAGGTGGTTCGCAATGGTAAGGTCCGCCGGGCAAAGCTCTATTATCTGCGCGGCCGCGTGGGCAAGGGCGCCAAGGTCAAAGAGAAGCTGTGA
- a CDS encoding metallophosphoesterase yields MALYAIGDLHLSLAVDKSMEVFGPAWENYVNRIAESLSHLTEEDVLILAGDTSWGMNLREAEADFRFLDRFPCRKYLLKGNHDYWWTTAAKFHAFCADKGLTTLELLHNNCHVYGEYALCGTRGWFWEEEQKPQNAKVLSREVGRLETSLQAAGERPIFCFLHYPPLYQGYQCPEILAVLEKYQVKRCYYGHLHGPTIKRRMEGSWRGISFSLISADHLGFCPKKICDAPTL; encoded by the coding sequence ATGGCCCTTTATGCCATCGGGGACTTGCATCTATCCTTGGCGGTTGATAAGTCCATGGAGGTTTTTGGACCGGCTTGGGAAAATTATGTCAATCGCATTGCGGAGAGTCTCTCTCATCTGACGGAGGAGGACGTCCTGATTTTAGCGGGGGATACCTCCTGGGGCATGAACCTCCGGGAGGCGGAGGCGGACTTCCGTTTTCTGGACCGCTTTCCCTGCCGGAAATACCTGCTCAAGGGCAACCACGATTACTGGTGGACCACCGCCGCAAAATTCCATGCCTTTTGTGCGGACAAAGGGCTGACCACGCTGGAGCTGCTGCATAACAACTGCCATGTCTATGGGGAGTATGCCCTGTGCGGAACCCGGGGGTGGTTCTGGGAAGAGGAGCAAAAGCCGCAGAACGCCAAGGTGCTGAGCCGAGAGGTGGGACGGCTGGAGACCTCTTTGCAGGCGGCGGGAGAGCGGCCGATTTTCTGCTTTCTGCACTATCCCCCGCTTTACCAGGGGTATCAGTGCCCGGAAATTTTGGCGGTTCTGGAGAAGTACCAGGTAAAACGGTGCTATTATGGACATCTGCACGGTCCCACCATCAAGCGGCGGATGGAAGGCAGTTGGAGGGGAATCTCGTTCTCTCTGATCTCCGCAGACCATCTGGGCTTTTGCCCTAAAAAAATTTGTGATGCCCCGACGCTGTAG
- a CDS encoding SMI1/KNR4 family protein: MTRQEATAFVEKAFETLQARGWLAEGLKPALAMEEEIDSFEKKRGVRLSPLYRALLLSHHIGQLMTVMYHLERVSPLWMELDGAVSMEALEEQIEILQEMQDYCELPDGCFQNLIPIGDFGAGWGPMCLDLRRPEESVDPNNEETWAVVWFDHEEFDWDRRYLGEDGLLHGRPAAPDLKTLLEWCLCGSLETEFEEKYGIRPTYEWYQNGAEY, encoded by the coding sequence ATGACACGGCAGGAAGCAACGGCTTTTGTAGAAAAGGCCTTTGAGACATTACAGGCTCGGGGTTGGCTGGCGGAGGGCCTCAAGCCCGCCCTGGCCATGGAGGAGGAGATCGACTCCTTTGAGAAAAAGCGCGGGGTCCGGCTTTCGCCTCTCTATCGAGCGCTGCTGTTGTCTCACCACATCGGTCAGCTGATGACCGTTATGTATCATTTGGAGAGAGTGAGTCCGCTGTGGATGGAGCTGGACGGCGCGGTGAGTATGGAGGCCTTGGAAGAGCAGATTGAGATTTTACAGGAGATGCAGGACTATTGCGAACTGCCCGATGGCTGCTTCCAAAACCTCATCCCCATTGGGGACTTTGGTGCGGGCTGGGGCCCCATGTGCCTGGATCTGAGACGCCCGGAGGAGAGTGTGGACCCAAACAACGAGGAAACCTGGGCCGTAGTTTGGTTCGACCACGAGGAGTTTGACTGGGATCGGCGGTATCTGGGAGAGGACGGCTTACTCCATGGACGGCCCGCCGCCCCGGATCTCAAGACTCTGCTGGAGTGGTGTTTGTGCGGATCTCTGGAAACGGAGTTTGAGGAGAAATACGGCATCCGACCTACCTATGAGTGGTATCAGAATGGGGCGGAGTATTGA
- a CDS encoding YraN family protein gives MSAPKRAGDRGERAVAAFLERRGYTLLDRQWRCRQGELDLVALDGGGTLCFVEVKLRGSGAIGLPREFVDSRKQSRLRAAAACYLSARALDVPARFDVAEVYEEADGALRITYLEDAFI, from the coding sequence ATGAGCGCCCCCAAGCGGGCTGGGGACCGGGGCGAGCGCGCGGTGGCCGCTTTTCTCGAACGCCGTGGTTACACCTTGTTGGATCGCCAGTGGCGGTGCCGGCAGGGGGAATTGGACCTAGTGGCGCTGGACGGCGGAGGAACCCTCTGCTTTGTGGAGGTCAAGCTGCGGGGGAGTGGGGCGATCGGCCTTCCCAGGGAGTTTGTGGACAGCCGCAAGCAATCCCGACTGCGCGCTGCTGCCGCCTGCTACCTTAGCGCCCGCGCTCTGGACGTTCCCGCCCGCTTTGACGTGGCGGAGGTTTATGAGGAAGCGGATGGCGCGCTCCGGATTACCTATCTGGAAGATGCCTTTATATAA
- a CDS encoding M23 family metallopeptidase, which yields MTSRQAGRRMATISAQRKRQTGRSGIRQPGRRKDESMRPKERRQFLQLVICCGIFVLLVAAKFLLPSRMAQINEVLSRAMEQNMDVQAVFSAVGRAFSGESGMSGTVDEVYRAVFHPDGTEEALETSAHIPASQGIAAMAALQAYLPLGEAETAEDMQEETPEEQVSNLAYVLYSNQNLPEDVSMEQAILNFDYCTPVSGTLSSDFGYREHPVEGEERFHYGVDLAANEGTEILCFADGTVTVVGESSSYGKYCMVEHAGGYSTLYAHCSRITVSSGAAVKEGQKIAEVGETGVATGPHLHFELQKNGTYLNPIYYVD from the coding sequence ATGACTTCACGGCAGGCGGGTCGACGGATGGCTACGATATCAGCCCAGCGGAAAAGGCAGACCGGACGGAGCGGCATCCGGCAGCCGGGGCGGCGAAAGGATGAGTCCATGCGGCCGAAAGAACGGCGGCAATTTCTGCAGCTGGTGATTTGCTGTGGAATTTTTGTGCTGCTGGTAGCCGCCAAATTCCTGCTTCCAAGCCGGATGGCCCAGATCAACGAGGTACTTTCTAGAGCCATGGAACAGAATATGGACGTCCAGGCGGTATTCTCTGCTGTGGGGAGAGCTTTCTCAGGAGAGAGCGGTATGAGCGGCACTGTTGATGAGGTTTATCGAGCAGTCTTTCACCCGGACGGGACGGAAGAGGCATTGGAGACCTCTGCACACATTCCGGCATCTCAGGGGATAGCGGCAATGGCCGCGCTTCAGGCCTATCTGCCCCTGGGAGAGGCGGAGACTGCGGAGGATATGCAGGAGGAAACGCCGGAAGAGCAGGTTTCGAATCTGGCATACGTACTGTATTCCAACCAGAATCTTCCGGAAGATGTCAGCATGGAGCAGGCCATTTTGAATTTTGATTACTGTACGCCTGTCTCCGGGACATTGAGCTCCGACTTCGGCTACCGGGAGCATCCGGTGGAAGGGGAGGAGCGCTTCCACTATGGCGTGGACCTGGCTGCCAATGAGGGGACCGAAATTCTATGCTTTGCAGATGGTACCGTAACAGTGGTGGGAGAAAGTAGCAGCTATGGAAAATACTGCATGGTGGAACATGCGGGAGGCTACTCTACACTCTACGCACACTGTAGCCGGATCACAGTATCTTCCGGAGCTGCGGTGAAGGAGGGGCAAAAGATTGCCGAGGTAGGGGAGACTGGGGTTGCCACCGGACCACACCTGCATTTTGAGCTGCAAAAGAATGGAACCTACCTCAACCCCATCTACTATGTCGACTGA
- a CDS encoding ribonuclease HII yields MDLWTWEREAWADGAAVVCGVDEAGAGPLAGPVYAAAVILPREADLPGLNDSKKLTAKRREALYDLITSQAAAYHVAFVSAEEIDQMDILNARMLAMNRAIEGLTQKPDLCLIDGNRDHGSTVSITERHVCLVGGDGKSASIAAASILAKVSRDRYIMEVLDRQYPQYQFARHKGYGTKLHYACLNEYGPCPAHRKTFLKKWEARR; encoded by the coding sequence ATGGACCTCTGGACTTGGGAGCGGGAGGCGTGGGCGGACGGTGCCGCGGTTGTTTGTGGCGTGGATGAGGCGGGGGCTGGCCCCCTGGCGGGACCGGTATATGCCGCCGCAGTCATTTTGCCGCGGGAAGCAGATCTCCCAGGCCTCAACGACTCCAAGAAGCTGACAGCAAAGCGGCGGGAGGCGCTGTATGATCTGATTACCTCCCAGGCTGCGGCTTACCATGTGGCCTTTGTTTCCGCGGAGGAGATCGATCAAATGGACATTTTGAACGCCCGGATGCTGGCTATGAACCGCGCCATTGAGGGCCTGACCCAAAAGCCGGACCTGTGCCTGATCGACGGCAACCGGGATCACGGCAGCACAGTCTCCATCACGGAGCGGCATGTGTGCCTAGTGGGTGGGGACGGAAAAAGCGCCTCTATCGCAGCGGCCTCCATCTTGGCAAAGGTGAGCCGGGACCGGTACATCATGGAAGTGCTGGACCGCCAATATCCCCAGTACCAGTTTGCCAGGCATAAGGGCTATGGGACAAAGCTCCATTATGCATGTCTGAACGAATACGGCCCCTGTCCAGCCCACCGAAAGACGTTTTTGAAAAAATGGGAGGCGCGGAGATGA